A window from Zingiber officinale cultivar Zhangliang chromosome 7A, Zo_v1.1, whole genome shotgun sequence encodes these proteins:
- the LOC122001969 gene encoding probable xyloglucan endotransglucosylase/hydrolase protein 28, with protein MMSSLLRLASFFFASCSPFLVFGKVSTAALQSLPVLSFEEGYTQLFGDGNLILLRDGKRVRISLDERTGAGFASQDLYLHGFFSASIKLPTDYTAGVVVAFYMSNGDLFTKNHDELDFEFLGNIRGREWRVQTNVYGNGSTGVGREERYDLWFDPTDDFHRYSILWNHERIIFYIDNIPIREVLKAEAIGGYFPSKPMSLYSTIWDGSSWATLGGRYKVNYRYAPYVAEFENLIIHGCVVNPMDHSLACERPDSAMCGSMGMTSEQREQMNWFRKKHMIYYYCFDRCRYQVPPLECIINRMEARQSYGVDGVRIHNHRRQQRRVQRNHRPVTASEISL; from the exons ATGATGAGCTCCCTCCTTCGTTTGGCCTCTTTCTTCTTCGCCTCCTGCTCTCCCTTCTTGGTCTTCGGCAAAGTGTCCACCGCAGCTCTGCAGAGTCTCCCGGTGCTCTCTTTCGAGGAAGGTTACACGCAGCTATTCGGCGACGGCAACCTCATCTTGCTCCGCGACGGGAAGAGAGTTCGCATCTCCCTCGACGAGCGAACAG GGGCCGGGTTCGCCTCCCAGGATCTCTATTTGCATGGCTTCTTCAGCGCCTCCATCAAGCTTCCTACCGATTACACCGCCGGCGTAGTCGTCGCGTTCTAT ATGTCAAATGGAGATTTGTTCACAAAGAACCATGATGAATTGGACTTTGAGTTCTTGGGGAACATAAGAGGGAGGGAATGGAGAGTTCAGACCAATGTTTATGGAAATGGAAGCACAGGGGTCGGAAGAGAAGAGAGATATGACCTCTGGTTTGATCCGACAGACGACTTCCATCGCTACTCTATCCTATGGAATCATGAAAGGATCAT ATTCTACATAGATAACATCCCAATTAGGGAGGTACTAAAGGCTGAGGCCATTGGAGGATACTTCCCCTCCAAGCCAATGTCTCTCTACTCTACTATATGGGATGGTTCTAGTTGGGCTACTTTGGGTGGTAGATACAAGGTCAACTACAGATATGCACCGTATGTTGCTGAGTTTGAAAATCTTATCATCCATGGTTGCGTAGTAAATCCCATGGATCATTCTTTAGCTTGCGAGAGGCCTGACTCAGCCATGTGTGGCTCAATGGGTATGACGTCCGAGCAAAGAGAACAAATGAATTGGTTCCGGAAGAAACATATGATCTATTACTATTGCTTTGATCGTTGTCGATACCAAGTGCCTCCCCTTGAGTGTATCATTAATCGAATGGAAGCGAGGCAGTCATATGGAGTGGATGGTGTGAGAATTCACAATCATCGAAGGCAACAAAGAAGAGTCCAGCGCAATCATAGGCCAGTGACCGCATCAGAGATTTCATTGTGA